In the genome of Phocoena sinus isolate mPhoSin1 chromosome 15, mPhoSin1.pri, whole genome shotgun sequence, the window atttgaTGAAGCTGACATTACCCTGATTACTACCAGCTGACAAGATGTTATAAGGAAATAATACTACAGATCAATATTCCTCATGAACGTggacacaaaaattctcaacaaaatattaggaaattaaaCCCAGCaagatataaaaaggataatatcaTCATGACCAAGTtgggtttgtcccaggaatgcaaggttggctcaacatttgaaaatcaattaatctaACTCAACCAATCAATAGACCAGAGGAGAAAAACCACACGATCATCGGACTGGAGGCAGAAAAAGCCCTAGACAacattcaacatctattcatgatgaaaactgttaagcaaattaattaaaaagtgctccctcggggcttccctggtggcgcagtggttgagaatctgcctaccaatgcaggggacacgggttcgagccctggtccgggaagatcccacatgccacggagcaactgggcccgtgagctacagctactgagcctgcgcgtctggagcctgtgctccacaacaagagacgccgcgatagtgaaaggcctgcgcaccgcgatgaagagtggcccgcgcttgccacaactagagaaagccctctcacagaaacgaagacccaacacagccaaaaaataaattaattgattaaaaaaaaaagtgcttcctcaacctgataaagggtagctacaaaaaacctacagctagggcttccctggtggcgcagtggttgagagtccgcctgccgatgcaggggacacgggttcgtgccccggtccgggaagatcccacatgccccgcataaactaaaaaaaaaaaaaaaaaaaaaaaaaaccaaaaaaaataaaacggaaaaaaaaactagttgtgtttttaaaaaaaaaaaaaaaagtcctaaagaGTCTACAAAAAAGCGACTAGAACGATTATATGAGTTTAGCAACGTCCCCGATTAGTAAGTTAATATATAAGATGTCATCAGAAAATCCTAgctatataaactatatatataaaattaaccatagaaagctttcctttcctgtgcaggAAACAcatagctatttatttatttatttattttatttatttatttttggctgtgctgagtcctcattgctgtgcgcaggctttctctagttgcggtgagcaggggctactcttccttgtggtgcgcaggcttctcattgcggtggcttctcgttgcagagcacagctctaggcacgcgggcttcagtagttgtggctcgcaggctctgtagttgtggcacacgggtttagttgctccgcggcatgtgggatcttcctggaccagggctcgaacctgtgtcccctgcactagcaggtggattcctaaccactgcgccaccagggaagcccaatacatagcttgtaaaatgtaaatagtgTGTGTGCTTCCTGACTGTCCTTTGTGGTTTGTGAGAAGTGCTGATTGCAATATGTCTTCAGGAAATGCCAAAGTTGGGCCCCATGCCCCCCACTTCAAAGCAACTGCTGTAATGCCAGATGGTCAGTTCAAAGATATCAGCCTATCTGActacaaaggaaaatatattgtGTTCTTCTTTTACCCTCTTGACTTCACCTTTGTGTGCCCCACGGAGATCACTGCTTTCAGTGATAGGGCAGAAGAATTTAAGAAACTCAAATGCCAAGTGATTGGTGCTTCTGTGGGTTCTCACCTCTGTCTCCTGTCATGGATCATCACACCCAAGAAACAAGGAGGACTGGGACCCATGAACATTCCCTTGATATCAGACCCCAAGCGCACCATTGCTCAGGACTATGGGGTCTTAAAGGCCAATGAAGGCATCTCATTCAGgggtctttttattattgatgatAAAGGTATCCTTCGACAGATCACCATAAATGACCTTCCTGTCGGCCGTTCTGTGGAGGAGACACTGAGACTAGTTCAGGCCTTCCAGTTTACTGACAAACATGGGGAAGTGTGCGCAGCTGGCTGGAAGCCTGGCAGTGATACCATCGAGCCTGATGTGCAGAAGAGCAAAGAATATTTCTCTAAGCAGAAGTGAGCGCTGGGCCATTTTAGGGCCAGGCTGCAGTAGGTGGCCATGAGAACAAAACCTCTTTTGTACTACTGTCATGCTTAAAACACAAGACTTTACACTCAGCCCAGATGTGGTGTGGGACAGGACAGGCCCTTCCTGCAGGGCTTGGGGAGGCCAGCCTTTCTTCCTCTGGAGGGAACGGCCTGAGCTATATTATGAGGCAGGCAAACTGATGTGTATAGTAGTAGGATATCACTTTTGGTCTTTTGTAGCTTTATTAAACTTGAGCTGAGACCTTTTTGATTCTTCATTTTAGGTGGACATTAGCCTTTGAGTGTAAGAGGAATTTACTTTTTGCTTTCCCTCTTTAGGGGAAAATAAGGTGTGAGAGTGCCTCAGAATCAGGAAATTATATTGAGGGGAAATGCAAGTAGATACAGGGAATGGACCTTGAAGCAAGGTGTTTCATTGCACCGCATCTGGAGAAGAGCAAGGCCTACTACAGTACTGGCCAAGGCACTGCAATTTACGCTATAGGCTGGGTTGCAAGTTAAGAGCCCAGTGAGATTACTGGCATTTACTTTTACAGTACTGGGAGGGCTGTATGAAAACCTGAAGCTTGGCCTCTTCTGAGAAATGCCTGGTACTGGTTCTGTAAAAAGATCAGAGTTAAGAGGCTTCAGTGCCTTTGGAActaaaaggaggagggggagacgAACACAGCGCTGGTGTTCGTAGGGGAGGCTGTCTGTGTCAAAAGCACGGTGCTGAGCACCTCTTGGCTTCCCTGGGTTTCTATCCTTGATTTAAGGGTAGTTCCTATCCTCATATCATGTCCTGAGGGAGGGTTGTCAGTGGGGCAAAGGTGGATTCCTCCTGGGCTCTTGAGGCTAGGGCAGATTCAGGACTGAGAATCCTTCTGTATATCATGTGGTACCCTTCTAGACACCTTCCAGACACAGCTACCCCAGCCTACCTACCCCTCCAGTATTCAGACAAGCCAGAACTACGAGCGGTGGTATGGGATTCCCGGGGCCTTCAATAATAGCTTATTATATGCCGGGCACTATTTCGTATTTATTCAGTCTCCATAAGAACCCTCTGAGGCAGGCACCGTTATTTAGGGGACAGTTGCTTCTTAAGCCCTGTCACAAGTAGCATCTTGAAGCACTGCAGAGAAATGGGAACAGGTAATAATCCCAGATTCCAAGGCAGCTGGCAAGTCTGGATCTGCTTTGGTCTTTTGACCAAACTTCAAATTTGAGCCTTGTTATCTTCATTTAAGATCTCTACTGTAATTCTTTATCAAAAATGATCACCTTGTACCCAGTAAAATCTTGTCTAGCCAAATAagtccaaaaaaataaataagtaaaatgtaaataatagtcTCAGTCCTCCCAAGAGTCATGTGACTTATGAATTTGCCAATGGAAGAACCTCGCTTGTGTGTGAGACCTCTAGAGAAAACTAAATACTAATAAaacagcacttaaaaaaaaaaaggtcaatttagccataaaaatgaatgaaataatgccatttgcagcaacatggatagatctggagattatcatactaagtgaagtaagtcagaaagagaaagacaccctatgatatcacttgtatgtggaacctaaaatacgACACAAGTGAAtgtatctacaaaacaaaaacagactcacagacatagagaacagacttatggttgccaaggcggAGGGGAGGGCGGAGAGGGatggatggggagtttgggatgagcagatgcgaactattatatacagaatggataaacaaccagATCCTACTGTAaggcacggggaactatattcaatatcctgtgagaaaccatatggaaaagaatatgaaaaagaacatatatacatgtataactgcatcactttgctgtagagcagaaattaacacaacagtgtaaatcaactatatgtcaacaaaatatatattttttaaaaaggctgatttagggcttccctggtggcgcagtggttgagagtccgcctgccgatgcaggggacacgggttcgcgccccggcccgggaagatcccacgtgctgcggagcggctgggcccgtgagccatggccgctgagcctgcgcgtcccgagcctgtgctccgcggcgggagaggccacaacagtgagaggcccgtgtaccgaaaaaaataaaataaaataaaataaaaataataaaaaggctgATTTAGACAAGTAATCATAATGTGAGTTTGTGAGTTTCTAAATTTAACACAGCTTGAATTTCAGATTACCGTGCAATACCCTACACCAAATAATTCCTGGGCTGAGGATCAGCAGAGCCCCCACCTCTGGGTGTATTCCGCTCAAAGCAGCTAGCACAGTACCTGGGCCCCCTGCTCCCACTGACCCGTGTACTCTTCGTTAGTTGTCAGCCACCTCATCCTGCCTTCCCCATGCCGCACATTGTTCTCCCACTGACCTTCATATATATTTCCAGATTTGTAACTaggacaaacaaaacaacaatcaGTTATCTCATGTACAACATTTACCTCTAAGACTTTCTTAAACTTTCTCCCTAAATACCTCTGAAGAAACCCAATCCTTGTGCCCATACAATCTTCCCTGTATTTAAAATCAATGAATAGGCATGTGTTCCATAAAAACAATcatctgggtgggtggggggggtggaCAGAATAAATTACTTTGTAAAAACTTCTGATTACTTAATAAGGTGACAGTGGGTAAGATTagtgtttttaatctttctaagTAACTCCCTATAGTATTATGATTGGTTAATATTTTGCCCCCAAgtattttaatccttaaaatatttGGCTCCATCAGCTCGATCTAAAATCAAGTCGATATGTCAGTATCCCTCAGAAAATATGAAACTAACAATGGAGACCCATGATTAATACAGAAAACAAAGGGAGGCAGTTTCtatgtataataaagtgaaacaGTATGATTAGCCATCATATTTAATATggtgtttttctaaattttccgAAGAATACTTCATCCCTGTTGAGATTATATTGGGGTTAATTTAAATATTCCACCCTGCTTATGTAGAAAACGTGTTCTCTGTAAGTTCTGCACCTTATCTTTAAATAGCCTATGTGAAAGTTATTTGGGCCCAAGAACGCTTTTCGCCAACACCCCAAACATGGGGGGCGGGTGGCGGTGGATACCTACCACCTTATCCCCCAGCCCTTTTTGACGTTGTTCACCCAGTCTCCCTCGTACCAAGAGGTGCCCTCTTGATTGTAATAAATGGAGCCCTAGAACAaagaatatcattttttaaataaaatcatcaagccttataaaacaaatgcttttttaaaggtaaagattaaaatgtatgattttaaGGAGTCTAAATGATGCAGAAAATGTCATCCTTAGGTAAGACATATAACCCGTGTTATGTTTCTGCTTTGTGATTAAGAATACTGTAAAGTGCCCACCAAGTGAGAATGAGATCACAAATCAGTTACCCCTGAATAGCAAAGTGTCACATACGGGATGAAACGACTACATCCATTACCCTCAGCATATTCAGTAATTATTTGTCAAATAAGTACCTAAAGAAATCCTACTTTGTTGTCTCCTAGAGTGAAGAGTAGTACCTTCCTTATAACTGAAGCTCACTCTCTTTTATGTACCAAAACCAGTTTGTTTTATCCCTTTTGACATCTTACTTGACTGCCTCCGAGCATAAGTGAACACggcataatttttctttgatgatTCCTTTAAGGGAGCGGGAGTAGCCACTGTGCAAAGCATTTGGATCTACGCTAAATGGCCTGAAATTGCTTGTTTGTTCCCtggtttatttctgtgtgtgtgtggtttttccATCGTCTTCCTCGTTCTCACGCTAACTTGTTCCTTCTTGCAGCCATCCTGGTGCCTCCATCTAGAAGTCACCATCCCCAACTCCCCCAAATATCTGAACTGACCTGCTTTGagctaaaaaacagaaaaacagaatgcAGAACACGAGGGAACGGCCTAAATCTGAGTAAGGTGATAATTATGAAgacagactttctttttcttttgacattttctaAAAACAGTGCTACAGTATTTTATCATCCTATATAAAAGTGAGACAATAGTACCAAAAACAGCAACCTCGCTTCAAAGTACCTATAActtacattgctggtgagagtgtaaacTGGTTTAGCCACCacggaaaacagtttggtggtccttcaaaatgctaaacatcaagttaccataggacccagcaattccacccctaggtatatacccaaaagaaccagtgaaagaagccagacacaaaaggtcacatattgtctgattccatttatacaaaatattcagaataggtaaaCCCCTAGagtggttgcccagggctggggaggtggggagtaactgcctaatgggtatggggttttaTTTGGGGATGATGAGAATGTCTGGGGACTAGATAGAGGTGCTGGTGGCACCATActctgaatgtactaaatgccccTGAATTAATTGTTCACCGTAAAATGGTTAATTTCACGtgatgtgaatttcacctcattaaaaaaaaaagtgaatataccCTTCACAGCCCCCCCACCTCCTGCTCTCTGTGTTTGCACATCCCATTCATAGCCGGGGGTCGCGCGGCTGCCTCACCCACCTTGCCGTGTCTCTTGCCGTGGCACCAGTGGCCGATGTAGGACACGGGCTGCGTGCTGGACTTGAACATGCCGAATCCGTGTCTTATGCCGTTGACCACTTCTCCTTCGTAGGTGCTGCCATCCGGCCACGTGTAGACGCCGTGGTTCATGGGGATGTTTTTCACAAAGTCCCCCTAGGGCAAAATGGTCATCAGCGTGGCAGAAAGAAGGCA includes:
- the LOC116739564 gene encoding peroxiredoxin-1-like; the encoded protein is MSSGNAKVGPHAPHFKATAVMPDGQFKDISLSDYKGKYIVFFFYPLDFTFVCPTEITAFSDRAEEFKKLKCQVIGASVGSHLCLLSWIITPKKQGGLGPMNIPLISDPKRTIAQDYGVLKANEGISFRGLFIIDDKGILRQITINDLPVGRSVEETLRLVQAFQFTDKHGEVCAAGWKPGSDTIEPDVQKSKEYFSKQK